CTCGCCCTCAACCCGCGCGGCCAGGTGCCGGTGCTGGTCGACGGCGAGGCGCCGGTCACGCAGATCGTCGCGATCTGCCTGCACCTGGACGCGATGTTCCCGCAGGCGGGGCTGCTGCCGGCGCAGGGCATGGCGCGCACCCGGGCGCTGGAGACGTTGATGTGGATGAACAACACCGTCCACCCGACGTTCACGCACGTCTTCATGCCGGCCAAGTTCACCGATGACCCCGCGGCGCAGGCATCGGTCAAGGCGCACGCGCTGGGGCGCTACCGCGAGCTGCTGCAGGAGCTGGAGGGGCTGGTGGCGGCCCGCCCCGGCGCGTGGCTGGCCGGTGCCCAGCCCGGCGTGCTCGACGCCTATGCGCTGACCCTGCTGCGCTGGGGCGGGTTTGCCGGCATCGACCCGACCACGCTGCCGCAGACGTGGGCGCTGGCGCAGGCGT
This region of Tepidimonas taiwanensis genomic DNA includes:
- a CDS encoding glutathione S-transferase family protein — its product is MSLKLYYAPGACSFVPHAALELAGAAFEPVLIKLHKGEQRTPAFLALNPRGQVPVLVDGEAPVTQIVAICLHLDAMFPQAGLLPAQGMARTRALETLMWMNNTVHPTFTHVFMPAKFTDDPAAQASVKAHALGRYRELLQELEGLVAARPGAWLAGAQPGVLDAYALTLLRWGGFAGIDPTTLPQTWALAQAFAALPAVARVIERERLQLNVYKPTVA